In the Luteitalea sp. genome, one interval contains:
- a CDS encoding peptidoglycan DD-metalloendopeptidase family protein, with protein MRSKSMTISPPDAESGPLDDADPCWIQPLRRRAMRGAKSSKLLSLGAVLLIVAFADPNSVSGQDDRRRMAIRPQVLGMASVDLRWGLPFKGEDFREDERVYWGRKIHSEGGVQKYGYDLGAMRYVSAEWKEFTGDGKDNNVWYIYGKPVYAMADGKVIACWRNAPQNLKPGSGEGSWHPELTKHEGNKSRIYGGGNGFWVEHADGTRVEYAHFQPGTVPASLCPHNDQLLPTIINSPAVEEAWPYIRVPVDQQKTVKKGQKLGLVGNSGTSSAPHLHIHREEGGQAGTAKSGGTPVEMRFASGLSVPRSNSTGPWAEWKSFARKPIPPGPSLIWPSRTPGAEYARHGYPADRFGALFQHLADSGMWAEWLDFYTVGGKAFVNQVWRPAKGAWRAYFGLTARSYQDVFDDNNAEQFHPVFVDSYNSGSLTRYAVIFVKNKPGFRARHGLTYDQHMAEMDGAAKAGMSAVNVSVVSTGNDWHYTVLYRKQPIGGWVVKSRLPEDRYQAEYNSQSQAGRQPIYLNAYVHQGKPYITAVFAQIQTNGRKDRHGMSGSQYQSEYERALKGGMFTRAVTSFDGARSRHRFAATWWK; from the coding sequence ATGAGAAGCAAGTCCATGACCATTTCGCCCCCGGACGCCGAGAGCGGTCCACTCGACGACGCGGACCCGTGCTGGATCCAGCCACTGAGGAGGAGAGCCATGCGCGGCGCAAAGAGCTCGAAGCTCCTGAGCCTTGGTGCTGTCCTCCTCATCGTCGCCTTTGCCGACCCCAACTCGGTTTCGGGCCAGGACGACCGTCGAAGGATGGCCATCCGGCCCCAGGTCCTGGGGATGGCCAGCGTAGACCTTCGATGGGGCCTGCCGTTCAAGGGTGAGGATTTCCGGGAGGATGAGCGTGTCTACTGGGGCCGCAAGATCCACAGCGAGGGCGGCGTCCAGAAATACGGCTACGACCTCGGGGCGATGCGCTATGTTTCCGCGGAATGGAAGGAATTCACCGGCGACGGAAAAGACAACAACGTCTGGTACATCTACGGCAAACCAGTCTACGCGATGGCCGACGGCAAGGTCATCGCCTGTTGGCGCAACGCGCCGCAGAATCTGAAGCCGGGCTCGGGCGAGGGGAGCTGGCACCCGGAGCTGACGAAACACGAGGGCAACAAATCTCGCATATACGGTGGCGGTAACGGGTTCTGGGTCGAGCACGCGGATGGCACGCGGGTCGAATACGCGCATTTCCAGCCCGGTACAGTTCCCGCTTCCCTCTGTCCGCACAACGACCAGCTTCTGCCGACGATCATCAACTCGCCCGCCGTTGAAGAGGCCTGGCCCTACATCCGGGTGCCAGTCGATCAGCAGAAGACGGTGAAGAAAGGCCAGAAGCTGGGCCTGGTCGGCAACTCGGGCACCAGCTCGGCACCGCACCTTCACATCCACCGCGAGGAGGGCGGTCAAGCCGGCACCGCCAAGAGCGGCGGGACGCCGGTCGAGATGAGGTTCGCGAGCGGTCTTTCGGTCCCTCGCAGTAACAGCACGGGGCCCTGGGCGGAGTGGAAGAGCTTCGCCCGCAAGCCCATCCCTCCCGGGCCCTCCCTGATCTGGCCGTCGCGGACGCCCGGTGCCGAGTACGCCCGACACGGCTATCCGGCCGACCGCTTCGGCGCGTTGTTCCAGCACCTCGCCGATTCAGGCATGTGGGCGGAATGGCTGGACTTCTACACCGTCGGTGGTAAGGCCTTCGTCAACCAGGTATGGCGGCCGGCAAAGGGCGCCTGGCGGGCCTATTTCGGGCTCACTGCGCGCAGCTATCAGGATGTCTTCGACGACAACAACGCCGAGCAATTCCACCCCGTCTTCGTGGACAGCTATAACTCTGGTTCTCTGACGCGCTATGCGGTGATCTTCGTCAAGAACAAACCGGGCTTTCGCGCCCGTCACGGTCTTACGTACGACCAGCACATGGCGGAGATGGATGGAGCCGCCAAGGCCGGCATGTCGGCGGTGAACGTCTCCGTGGTGTCGACCGGCAACGACTGGCACTATACCGTACTCTATCGCAAGCAGCCGATCGGTGGTTGGGTCGTCAAGTCGCGTCTTCCGGAGGATCGGTATCAAGCCGAATACAACAGCCAGAGCCAGGCCGGACGACAACCGATCTACCTCAACGCCTACGTGCATCAGGGCAAGCCGTACATCACGGCGGTGTTCGCCCAGATTCAGACGAATGGGCGAAAAGACCGGCACGGAATGTCCGGCTCCCAGTATCAGTCAGAGTACGAGCGCGCCCTGAAGGGCGGCATGTTTACCCGCGCGGTGACCAGCTTCGATGGAGCGCGGTCCCGGCACCGGTTCGCGGCGACATGGTGGAAGTGA
- a CDS encoding helix-turn-helix domain-containing protein, with translation MMSTLKGIYNPKEGRREAQLYRRIGEKIREVRMRRQVSQIRLAELTGTTPNTISRWETGTYKPSVAHLERLARSLGAPITIFISQTEPDATSQTLLSAIADLDDDDREDVLHYIEFRRSLKRMRKRSPGGGSSSSRLRDR, from the coding sequence ATGATGTCAACACTAAAAGGAATATATAATCCTAAAGAAGGACGGAGGGAAGCCCAACTCTACCGGCGAATCGGCGAGAAGATTAGAGAGGTCCGGATGCGTCGGCAAGTGAGTCAAATACGGTTGGCCGAGCTCACTGGAACGACGCCAAATACTATCTCTCGGTGGGAAACCGGTACATACAAGCCTTCAGTGGCGCACCTTGAGAGGCTCGCGCGGAGCCTTGGCGCTCCGATCACGATCTTTATCTCACAAACAGAACCGGACGCGACCTCGCAGACGCTACTGAGTGCAATTGCTGATCTGGACGATGATGACCGCGAGGACGTTCTTCACTACATTGAGTTCCGTCGCTCGCTCAAGCGCATGAGGAAGAGGAGCCCTGGTGGCGGCAGCTCTTCGTCGCGCCTTCGTGATCGTTGA
- a CDS encoding oligopeptide transporter, OPT family, translating to MTDHAPPSDRPAAAAATAHPFVPATESPRELTAKAVILGAVFGLLFGASTVYLGLRAGLTVTASIPIAVLAISVLKRFGGSTILENNIVQTIGSAGESVAAGVVFTLPALIFLTPYGPGYFTYLQITVLAFAGGILGVLMMVPLRRVLIVREHAVLPYPEGTACGDVLVAGERGGQLARMVFAGLGVGALWKASSWIVQLFRTQVGYSAARTGTFPNATLNLDISPEYMGVGYVIGPRIAGEMFGGGVLSWLVLLPLLSLAGRSMSAPFPPVPDNGLMLSEMTASQIWSSYIRYIGAGAVLAAGLITLGRTLPTIVSSFREGVKGFGAATEAARARTERDIPVTIVLGGSVLLALFLAIMPGMPTQGNFLVSVLVIVFGFFFVTVSSRICGLIGSSSNPVSGMTIATLILTCTIFVAVGWTGDYYAPIALTVGAIVCIAAANAGNTSQDLKAGFLVGATPRHQQIGLIIGVIVSSLIIGFTTLYLHRAMTIGSAQLPAPQATLMATIIKGLLSQNLPWGLVLSGVFLAVMLELCGIRSLSFAVGSYLPIATTAPIFAGGLIRHFVERRTGVAETSEIGAGTLFSSGLIAGGAITGILYAALYGSNIIKEADSAPGLIPFLTEGPAGQIAGLILFLALGAVLYRAAQRRL from the coding sequence ATGACCGATCATGCTCCGCCCTCCGACCGGCCGGCGGCCGCGGCGGCGACAGCGCACCCGTTCGTACCCGCGACGGAGTCCCCGCGTGAGCTCACGGCCAAGGCGGTCATCCTTGGTGCCGTGTTCGGCCTGCTCTTCGGCGCGTCAACGGTGTATCTCGGCCTGCGCGCCGGACTGACGGTCACCGCGTCGATCCCCATCGCCGTCCTCGCCATCTCCGTCCTCAAGCGCTTCGGCGGCTCCACCATCCTCGAGAACAACATCGTCCAGACGATTGGGTCCGCCGGTGAGTCGGTGGCCGCCGGCGTCGTGTTCACGCTCCCGGCGCTGATTTTCCTGACGCCGTACGGTCCTGGCTACTTCACATATCTGCAGATCACGGTGCTGGCGTTTGCGGGTGGCATCCTCGGCGTTCTGATGATGGTGCCGCTTCGTCGCGTGCTCATCGTGCGGGAGCATGCCGTGCTGCCGTACCCGGAGGGCACCGCATGTGGCGACGTCCTCGTGGCCGGCGAGCGAGGTGGGCAATTGGCGCGAATGGTCTTCGCGGGGCTCGGCGTCGGCGCGTTGTGGAAAGCGTCGTCGTGGATCGTTCAGCTCTTTCGGACACAGGTCGGCTACAGCGCGGCACGGACCGGTACGTTCCCCAACGCGACACTGAATCTGGACATCTCTCCCGAGTACATGGGCGTTGGCTACGTGATTGGCCCGCGGATTGCTGGCGAGATGTTTGGCGGAGGCGTGCTGTCGTGGCTGGTGCTGCTGCCGCTGCTGAGTCTTGCGGGCCGTTCGATGAGCGCGCCGTTCCCGCCAGTGCCCGACAACGGCCTGATGCTGTCGGAGATGACCGCGAGCCAGATCTGGAGCAGCTACATCCGCTACATCGGCGCGGGAGCCGTGCTCGCCGCCGGCCTCATCACGCTCGGCCGGACGCTTCCAACCATTGTGTCGTCGTTCAGAGAGGGCGTGAAGGGGTTTGGCGCCGCGACGGAGGCGGCGCGCGCGCGGACAGAGCGAGATATCCCGGTGACCATCGTGCTGGGCGGCTCAGTGCTGCTGGCGCTCTTTCTGGCGATCATGCCGGGCATGCCCACGCAAGGAAACTTCCTCGTGTCGGTGTTGGTCATCGTCTTTGGGTTCTTCTTCGTCACCGTTTCCTCCCGCATCTGCGGCCTGATCGGCTCGTCGTCCAACCCGGTCTCCGGAATGACCATCGCCACGCTCATCCTGACGTGCACGATCTTCGTGGCCGTCGGATGGACAGGTGACTACTACGCACCCATCGCGCTCACGGTCGGCGCGATCGTCTGTATCGCCGCAGCCAACGCGGGTAACACCTCCCAGGATCTGAAGGCAGGGTTTTTGGTCGGCGCGACGCCGCGCCACCAGCAGATCGGGCTGATCATCGGTGTGATCGTCTCGTCGCTGATCATCGGCTTCACGACGCTGTACCTGCATCGGGCCATGACCATCGGCTCCGCTCAACTCCCGGCGCCGCAAGCCACGTTGATGGCCACCATCATCAAGGGTCTGCTCAGTCAGAACTTGCCGTGGGGGCTCGTGCTGTCGGGCGTCTTCCTTGCCGTCATGCTCGAGCTCTGTGGCATTCGATCGCTCTCGTTTGCGGTGGGCTCGTACCTCCCAATTGCCACGACCGCACCCATCTTCGCAGGCGGTCTCATTCGACACTTCGTCGAGCGCCGAACGGGTGTCGCGGAAACGTCCGAGATTGGAGCCGGTACACTCTTCAGCTCCGGGCTGATCGCCGGTGGCGCGATCACCGGCATCCTCTACGCTGCGCTCTACGGTTCCAACATCATCAAGGAAGCAGACTCCGCACCCGGGCTCATTCCCTTCCTGACCGAGGGCCCGGCGGGACAGATCGCCGGCTTGATCCTCTTTCTCGCCCTGGGCGCCGTCCTCTATCGCGCGGCGCAGCGCAGGCTGTAA
- a CDS encoding methyltransferase domain-containing protein: MPEPRALCVEHAQRGDYHGWFDARYREASDDDRLIQWADMVPNPHLLTWHQRSAVNFRGKRCLTIGCGLGDDAEYLGVAGGDVMAFDISATAISWCRKRFAGSPVAYVEADLLGPPDQWRRRFTSCSSPTRYRSCLSMCVQTPCSAPRNWWRRTARCWSFAGDETPPREMPWPLTTDELRSFSVAGVGHTRGHTSRKASAPLEG, translated from the coding sequence GTGCCCGAGCCACGCGCACTCTGCGTTGAACACGCGCAGCGCGGCGACTATCACGGTTGGTTCGACGCGCGGTACCGGGAGGCGAGCGATGATGACCGCCTCATTCAGTGGGCGGACATGGTCCCCAACCCACATCTCCTGACCTGGCATCAGCGCAGCGCGGTGAACTTCCGGGGCAAGCGTTGCTTGACGATCGGCTGTGGGTTGGGCGACGACGCGGAGTACCTCGGCGTAGCCGGTGGCGACGTAATGGCGTTCGACATCTCGGCGACGGCTATCAGCTGGTGCCGAAAGCGTTTCGCGGGATCGCCTGTCGCCTACGTCGAAGCGGATCTTCTGGGGCCTCCAGACCAGTGGCGTCGCCGTTTCACTTCGTGCTCGAGTCCTACACGCTACAGGTCTTGCCTGAGCATGTGCGTGCAGACGCCATGCAGCGCACCGCGGAATTGGTGGCGCCGTACGGCACGCTGTTGGTCATTTGCCGGGGACGAGACGCCACCGAGAGAGATGCCTTGGCCGCTCACGACGGACGAGCTTCGGTCGTTCTCGGTCGCAGGTGTTGGGCACACGCGCGGGCACACCAGTCGCAAAGCGAGCGCACCCCTCGAGGGATAA
- a CDS encoding DUF433 domain-containing protein has protein sequence MNLRDRITVDPAVRFGKPCVRGTRISVGDILGYLAGGMSEQQLLAQFPQLTAQDIRACLAYAAERERRTFGVPAA, from the coding sequence GTGAACCTGCGTGATCGCATCACGGTCGACCCCGCTGTCAGGTTTGGGAAGCCTTGCGTGCGCGGCACCCGCATTTCTGTCGGTGACATCCTCGGATACCTCGCCGGTGGAATGTCTGAACAGCAGCTCCTCGCCCAGTTCCCGCAGTTGACGGCCCAGGACATCCGGGCGTGTCTCGCTTACGCGGCGGAGCGCGAGCGTCGAACCTTCGGCGTACCGGCAGCTTGA
- a CDS encoding PQQ-binding-like beta-propeller repeat protein encodes MRTSLKLVTLVVAVSVTSAYAADWPWIYGPRRDNISDQKGLLRTWPEAGPRVLWTARVGAGFGGPAVSDGKVYLFDRDEQVGDELRVFDLVTGKELWSFAYDAPGGFMFAGSRTTPTVDGEHVYTVGPLGDLYAINTTTGKPVWHKNIWKDFGGGELPRWAIVQNPLIRGDLLIVAPQTSETGVVAYDKMTGELRWKSAPLSGVPGYVSPSIVRVGGEDHLVVITGAVGRGRAARDGSVNGLDPRSGKVLWTYTNWQCRIPVPLPADAGEGRVLITGGYEAGTAMIKVERKDDGSYGVTELFKNPDFGAHTQPPVLYSDHFFAHYTINSRSDGLVAMSMDGQIKWKTDQEPPFVRGGMILADGLLLMTDGNTKLYLVEPDPSGFKPLASAVVLEEGDNWAPLALVDGTLLIRGQNELKALQVAQ; translated from the coding sequence ATGAGAACCTCACTGAAGCTCGTCACGCTAGTCGTTGCTGTGTCGGTCACTTCTGCTTACGCTGCGGACTGGCCGTGGATCTACGGACCGAGGAGGGACAATATCTCCGATCAAAAGGGATTGCTGCGCACGTGGCCCGAAGCAGGCCCGAGAGTCTTGTGGACGGCGCGGGTGGGTGCTGGCTTCGGCGGCCCGGCCGTCAGCGACGGCAAAGTCTATCTGTTCGACAGGGATGAGCAGGTCGGCGACGAGCTCCGTGTGTTCGACCTCGTCACTGGCAAGGAGCTCTGGAGCTTCGCCTACGACGCGCCGGGCGGTTTCATGTTCGCCGGCTCGCGAACCACACCGACAGTTGACGGTGAGCACGTCTACACGGTTGGACCGCTGGGAGACCTCTACGCCATCAACACGACGACAGGCAAACCGGTTTGGCACAAGAACATTTGGAAGGACTTCGGTGGCGGCGAGCTGCCGAGATGGGCCATCGTGCAGAATCCGTTGATCCGCGGCGACCTCTTGATCGTGGCGCCGCAGACGTCAGAGACGGGCGTGGTCGCGTACGACAAGATGACCGGGGAGCTCAGATGGAAGTCGGCCCCGCTGTCTGGCGTCCCAGGCTATGTGAGTCCGTCCATCGTCCGGGTGGGCGGCGAAGACCACCTCGTCGTGATCACCGGTGCCGTGGGACGGGGACGGGCCGCCAGGGACGGCAGCGTCAACGGCCTCGATCCGCGCAGCGGGAAAGTGTTGTGGACCTACACGAACTGGCAGTGCAGGATCCCTGTCCCTCTGCCGGCTGACGCGGGTGAAGGCCGTGTGCTCATCACGGGGGGATACGAAGCGGGCACGGCGATGATCAAGGTCGAGAGGAAGGACGACGGCAGCTATGGCGTGACGGAGCTGTTCAAGAACCCCGACTTCGGCGCGCACACGCAACCGCCGGTCCTCTACAGCGACCACTTCTTCGCCCATTACACGATCAACAGCCGGAGCGATGGCCTCGTCGCGATGAGCATGGACGGCCAGATCAAATGGAAGACCGACCAGGAGCCACCGTTCGTGCGGGGCGGGATGATTCTGGCGGACGGTCTGCTGCTGATGACCGACGGCAACACGAAGCTGTATCTCGTCGAGCCCGATCCCTCCGGCTTCAAACCGCTCGCCAGTGCCGTGGTGCTCGAGGAGGGCGACAACTGGGCGCCCTTGGCACTCGTCGATGGCACGCTGCTCATACGGGGCCAGAACGAGTTGAAGGCCCTGCAGGTCGCGCAATGA
- a CDS encoding CarD family transcriptional regulator produces the protein MHVTFQLGDKVIYPNHGLGIIETIETKTILGTTCGFYQLRMLASETTVLVPVDNVDSVGLRRAIDDEEVEGLFTRLGDGKIESHQNWKGRFKDNSDRMRTGSIYDVVEVLKSLMYLSKSKSLSFREKRMLDRAKFLVVSEIAEVMRNPMPEIEQKVDQALEHCFAAKERADTRAAKLKSAKVAASASAGAGAGARRAVRAS, from the coding sequence GTGCACGTGACATTCCAACTCGGCGACAAGGTCATCTACCCGAACCACGGGCTTGGCATCATCGAGACGATCGAGACCAAGACCATTCTGGGCACGACGTGCGGCTTTTATCAGCTACGGATGCTAGCCAGCGAGACGACCGTGCTGGTACCGGTTGACAACGTGGACAGCGTGGGGCTCCGTCGCGCCATCGACGACGAGGAAGTCGAGGGGCTGTTCACGCGTCTCGGCGACGGCAAGATCGAAAGCCATCAGAATTGGAAAGGGCGGTTCAAGGACAACTCGGATCGGATGCGCACCGGCTCCATCTACGACGTGGTCGAGGTGCTGAAGAGCCTTATGTATCTCAGCAAATCGAAGAGCCTGTCGTTTCGCGAAAAGCGGATGCTGGACCGGGCAAAGTTTCTCGTAGTGTCGGAGATCGCGGAAGTGATGCGAAATCCGATGCCGGAGATCGAGCAGAAAGTCGACCAGGCCCTGGAGCACTGCTTTGCGGCCAAGGAACGAGCCGACACGCGTGCCGCAAAACTCAAGAGCGCCAAGGTTGCCGCCAGCGCCAGCGCTGGCGCCGGCGCTGGCGCGCGGCGGGCGGTGCGCGCTTCCTAA
- a CDS encoding DUF433 domain-containing protein has product MAQLMDRITVNPRQCGGRPCIRGMRIRVADVLELLASGMTPKQIVKEHPDLEPEDVQACLRFASSRLNHPVIAA; this is encoded by the coding sequence ATGGCGCAATTGATGGATCGGATCACGGTGAACCCACGGCAGTGCGGTGGACGTCCCTGTATTCGCGGCATGCGCATTCGAGTTGCTGACGTTCTCGAGCTCCTCGCGTCAGGAATGACACCGAAGCAAATCGTGAAGGAACACCCGGACCTTGAGCCCGAGGATGTTCAAGCATGCCTGCGGTTCGCCAGCAGCCGCCTCAACCATCCGGTCATCGCGGCGTGA
- a CDS encoding methyltransferase domain-containing protein: MSARTTRGLLSVALVATAAAAIVDVERAGGAPAQAQSLPPAGESLAPYAPTPHDVVDRMLELAGVGKSDVVYDLGSGDGRLVIRAAKQYGARGVGIDIDPKRIAESRANAREAGVESRVEFRLENALTTDISGATVVTLYLLSSSNLKLRPKLQQELGPGARVVSHNFSMGGEWKPDKIDQFTDSNGSTRVLYLWTIK, encoded by the coding sequence ATGAGCGCGCGGACAACGCGCGGTCTCCTCTCCGTAGCGCTCGTGGCAACCGCCGCGGCCGCAATCGTCGATGTCGAACGTGCGGGCGGCGCACCGGCTCAGGCTCAGTCGCTCCCGCCAGCGGGGGAAAGTCTCGCGCCATATGCTCCTACTCCGCATGACGTAGTGGACCGGATGCTCGAATTGGCGGGCGTCGGCAAGAGTGATGTCGTCTATGACCTCGGCAGCGGCGACGGCCGATTGGTCATTCGAGCGGCGAAGCAATACGGGGCGCGCGGTGTCGGCATCGACATCGATCCGAAGCGCATCGCTGAGTCACGTGCCAACGCGCGCGAGGCGGGCGTGGAGTCGCGCGTCGAGTTCCGCTTGGAGAATGCGCTCACGACCGACATCTCCGGTGCCACGGTCGTCACGCTCTATCTCTTGTCGTCGTCGAACTTGAAGCTGCGTCCAAAATTACAACAAGAGCTTGGGCCCGGCGCACGGGTCGTATCACATAACTTCAGTATGGGTGGTGAGTGGAAACCAGATAAGATCGACCAGTTTACGGACAGCAACGGGAGTACGCGCGTGTTGTACTTATGGACCATCAAGTAG
- a CDS encoding sulfatase-like hydrolase/transferase, translating into MCAVLLGPPTLDAIASRPAGDLQALKAAKDAPPPSIVVVFADDLGYGDLGAYGHPTIRTPRLDRMAAEGIRFTQFYAAASVCTPSRAALLTGRLPIRSGMSSDRRRVLFPDSGGGLPADEITLARALKTKNYATAAVGKWHLGHLETFLPTRHGFDFYYGIPYSNDMDRLNDEHVPKGRAAFADPKIEYWNVPLMRNETIIERPADQTTITKRYTDEAVRFIEQHREQPFFVYLAHSMPHVPLFRSPDFEGVSARGLYGDVIEEIDRSTGRILDALQRLGLDQNTIVWFTSDNGPWLTFAEQGGSAGLLREGKGSTWEGGMRVPGIARWPGHIPAGAVSLDVASTMDIFTTSLQLAGVAVPDDRIIDGVDLSAVLSGTGKSPRDTMFFYRGDRLMAVRHGPWKAHFITQAGYGDDAPETHDPPLLFHLQQDPSEQYDRSKDHPGVVAEINQLVERHRADLKAPPSQLEIPLANQN; encoded by the coding sequence ATGTGCGCCGTGCTGCTCGGGCCACCAACGTTGGATGCGATCGCTTCGCGCCCTGCAGGCGACCTTCAGGCCCTCAAAGCAGCGAAGGACGCCCCTCCGCCGAGCATCGTCGTAGTGTTCGCCGACGACCTGGGCTACGGCGATCTCGGCGCCTACGGCCACCCTACGATTCGCACACCTCGCCTCGATCGCATGGCCGCCGAGGGCATCCGCTTCACACAGTTCTATGCCGCCGCGTCGGTCTGCACGCCGAGCCGGGCCGCCCTCTTGACGGGACGGCTGCCCATCCGCAGCGGCATGTCCAGCGACCGCCGCCGTGTCCTCTTCCCCGATTCCGGCGGTGGCCTGCCCGCCGATGAGATCACGCTCGCCCGCGCCCTGAAGACGAAGAACTATGCGACCGCCGCCGTCGGCAAGTGGCACCTGGGCCACCTGGAGACCTTTCTGCCGACGCGCCACGGCTTCGACTTCTACTACGGCATCCCGTACTCGAACGACATGGACCGCCTGAACGACGAGCACGTTCCCAAGGGCCGCGCCGCCTTTGCGGATCCGAAGATCGAGTACTGGAACGTTCCCTTGATGCGCAACGAGACAATCATCGAGCGCCCGGCGGACCAGACGACGATCACGAAGCGGTACACCGATGAGGCCGTCCGTTTCATCGAGCAGCATCGCGAGCAGCCCTTCTTCGTCTACCTGGCCCACTCGATGCCGCACGTCCCGCTCTTCCGCTCTCCGGACTTCGAGGGCGTTAGCGCGCGCGGCCTGTACGGCGACGTGATCGAAGAAATCGACCGAAGCACCGGCCGGATCCTCGACGCGCTCCAGCGGCTCGGCCTGGACCAGAACACGATCGTCTGGTTCACGAGCGACAATGGACCGTGGCTGACATTCGCTGAACAGGGCGGATCGGCCGGCCTCTTGCGGGAAGGCAAAGGCAGCACATGGGAAGGCGGCATGCGCGTCCCGGGCATCGCCCGCTGGCCCGGGCACATTCCCGCCGGAGCCGTGTCGCTCGATGTCGCGAGCACGATGGACATCTTCACGACGAGCCTGCAGCTGGCCGGCGTCGCCGTCCCGGATGACCGCATCATCGATGGCGTCGATCTCAGCGCGGTGCTGTCCGGCACCGGCAAGAGCCCAAGGGACACGATGTTCTTCTATCGGGGCGACCGCCTGATGGCCGTCCGTCACGGCCCGTGGAAGGCCCACTTCATCACCCAGGCGGGCTACGGCGACGACGCTCCCGAGACCCACGACCCACCGCTCCTGTTCCACCTCCAGCAGGACCCATCGGAGCAGTACGACCGCTCGAAAGATCACCCCGGCGTGGTGGCGGAGATCAATCAGCTCGTCGAGCGACACCGTGCCGACCTCAAAGCCCCGCCATCGCAGCTGGAGATCCCGTTGGCGAACCAAAACTAG
- a CDS encoding DUF4126 family protein encodes MDGFITLGRTLGFSFAAGVNLYATVGILGLAARYGWVTLPPQFEAFDNNLIIGAAIVMYVIEFFADKVPWVDTAWDAVHTLIRPVGGALIAVATLGEASPTVTGLVALLGGGVAASSHLTKAGARATANTSPEPFSNWILSLAEDVFVVGLGIVTLNYPLVALVVTVVLLVIIVASALLIARAVRRRFSRTDTSPVPV; translated from the coding sequence ATGGACGGGTTCATCACGTTAGGACGCACGCTCGGCTTTTCGTTCGCCGCGGGCGTGAATCTCTACGCCACCGTCGGCATCTTGGGCCTGGCTGCCCGTTATGGCTGGGTGACGCTTCCGCCACAGTTCGAGGCCTTCGACAACAACCTGATCATCGGCGCGGCGATCGTGATGTACGTGATCGAGTTCTTCGCGGACAAGGTCCCATGGGTCGATACCGCGTGGGACGCGGTTCACACGCTCATTCGCCCTGTGGGCGGCGCGCTCATCGCCGTCGCGACGCTTGGCGAGGCTTCACCCACCGTCACCGGGCTCGTTGCGCTGCTCGGTGGAGGAGTTGCCGCCAGCAGTCATCTGACGAAAGCGGGCGCGCGGGCCACGGCCAACACGAGCCCGGAGCCGTTCTCGAACTGGATTTTGAGCCTGGCCGAGGATGTCTTTGTTGTTGGCCTTGGGATCGTCACGCTCAACTATCCCCTCGTTGCCTTGGTCGTGACGGTGGTGCTGCTCGTGATTATCGTCGCGAGCGCGCTGCTCATCGCACGCGCCGTGCGCCGCCGCTTCAGCCGCACCGACACCTCACCGGTCCCGGTCTAG